Proteins found in one Dermacentor silvarum isolate Dsil-2018 chromosome 8, BIME_Dsil_1.4, whole genome shotgun sequence genomic segment:
- the LOC125947690 gene encoding uncharacterized protein LOC125947690, producing the protein MLVITSSQVAKALGELFLAAYRSSSPPAREPVLQYMHCVQPDAKSARQDESEMMQVLSFNVLFDTYRARAEAGDKRLVGLETLTLPQLLFMAACYANCPGGGLPSPAFYIAGVPDLWPGGEPHCDALLRRTSHFARTFGCAPGTHMNTGADGCSLFP; encoded by the exons ATGCTGGTGATTACGTCATCGCAGGTGGCGAAGGCGCTGGGCGAGCTCTTCCTGGCGGCCTATCGAAGCAGCTCGCCACCAGCACGGGAGCCTGTCCTGCAGTACATGCACTGCGTCCAGCCCGATGCCAAAAGTGCACGCCAGGACGAGAGTGAAATGATGCAG GTGCTGTCGTTCAACGTGCTCTTCGACACGTACAGGGCGAGGGCGGAAGCCGGAGACAAGCGGCTCGTGGGCCTCGAGACGCTGACGCTGCCCCAGCTGTTGTTCATGGCAGCCTGCTACGCGAACTGTCCCGGCGGCGGCCTGCCGTCACCGGCGTTCTACATAGCCGGTGTACCCGATCTGTGGCCGGGGGGCGAGCCCCACTGCGACGCCTTGTTGCGGCGGACGAGCCACTTCGCGCGCACTTTCGGCTGCGCTCCCGGCACGCACATGAACACCGGCGCCGACGGCTGCAGCCTATTTCCCTGA